A portion of the Paenibacillus hamazuiensis genome contains these proteins:
- a CDS encoding GntR family transcriptional regulator, with protein sequence MNVEEEQSMELYQMADTITSQTRSIREVVYEKLKEAILSGQFQPGHHLRERELAETFGISTTPLKEALRMLEQEGLVTTSARKGTYVSSDIMNSIEEINWARSALEGVAARLAALKITDSELAQLTSVIDKMEIATMNKDNGQLIVLNASFHKIIRVAAKNNYIFQQISAIRSYDQTFRKKALAHTDELDRAYKEHRLIYEKIAARMPDGAEQAMISHIRRTIVFVKKNEN encoded by the coding sequence ATGAACGTAGAGGAGGAGCAGTCGATGGAGCTTTATCAAATGGCGGATACGATTACGTCGCAAACCCGCTCGATTCGCGAGGTCGTATACGAGAAGCTGAAGGAGGCCATTTTATCGGGGCAATTTCAGCCGGGGCATCATTTGCGGGAGAGGGAGCTGGCGGAGACGTTCGGCATCAGCACGACTCCGCTCAAGGAAGCGCTGCGCATGCTGGAGCAGGAGGGGCTGGTGACGACTTCCGCGAGAAAAGGGACGTACGTTTCGAGCGATATCATGAATTCGATCGAGGAAATCAACTGGGCGCGTTCGGCGCTGGAAGGGGTGGCGGCAAGACTTGCGGCGCTGAAAATTACGGACTCGGAGCTGGCGCAATTGACCTCGGTGATCGACAAGATGGAAATCGCGACCATGAACAAGGATAACGGGCAGCTCATCGTATTAAATGCCAGCTTTCATAAAATAATCCGGGTCGCCGCCAAAAACAATTACATTTTTCAGCAAATTTCCGCGATCCGCTCTTATGACCAAACGTTCCGGAAAAAAGCGCTGGCGCATACGGACGAGCTGGATCGGGCTTACAAGGAGCACCGCCTGATCTACGAGAAAATCGCCGCGAGAATGCCCGACGGCGCCGAGCAAGCGATGATCTCTCATATTCGCCGGACGATCGTTTTTGTCAAGAAAAACGAAAACTAA